A single genomic interval of Musa acuminata AAA Group cultivar baxijiao chromosome BXJ3-4, Cavendish_Baxijiao_AAA, whole genome shotgun sequence harbors:
- the LOC135634734 gene encoding pectin acetylesterase 8-like yields MVGAKSGTWIYPVICFFFLLASLEVDALGVPMTLLHSAVAKGAVCLDGSPPAYHFSPGSGSGANNWLVHMEGGGWCRNVEECLERKNNFRGSSNHMKPLSFSGILGKSKKYNPDFYNWNRVKIRYCDGSSFTGDVERVDPATNLHYRGARVWLAIMEDLLAKGMNKAENALLSGCSAGGLASILHCDKFRSLLPASAKVKCFSDAGYFIDGKDITGTTSVRSLYNDVVNLHGSGKNLPSSCTSSLSPSLCFFPQNVVPKMSTPLFILNAAYDAWQIKNTLAPSSADPHKSWNACKLNITSCSSDQLEKMQDFRSEFLRALPASGNSSTGMFIISCYAHCQSGSRDIWSGTDSPMIDKMSIAKAVGDWYSGRSDVRKIDCPYPCNSSCRNRIDE; encoded by the exons ATGGTGGGTGCTAAATCAGGAACATGGATTTATCCTGTCATctgctttttctttcttctggCCTCTCTGGAAGTGGATGCTTTAGGTGTACCCATGACTCTTTTGCATAGTGCAGTAGCTAAAGGAGCAG TCTGCCTGGATGGAAGTCCCCCAGCATATCATTTCTCTCCTGGGAGTGGCTCCGGAGCAAATAACTGGTTGGTTCACATGGAG GGAGGAGGATGGTGCAGGAATGTCGAAGAATGTCTAGAGCGTAAAAATAATTTCCGCGGCTCCTCTAATCATATGAAGCCACTTTCATTCTCTGGCATTTTAGgaaagagtaaaaaatataaTCCCG ACTTCTATAACTGGAACAGGGTCAAGATTCGGTACTGTGATGGTTCATCGTTTACAGGAGACGTGGAAAGAGTAGATCCT GCTACAAATCTTCACTACAGAGGAGCCCGGGTTTGGCTCGCTATCATGGAAGATCTGTTGGCAAAAGGAATGAACAAAGCAGAAAAT GCACTTCTTTCTGGTTGTTCAGCGGGTGGATTGGCGTCCATCCTACACTGTGACAAATTCCGCAGTCTTCTACCAGCAAGTGCAAAAGTTAAATGCTTTTCTGATGCTGGTTATTTTATTGATGG GAAGGACATTACTGGAACGACCTCTGTCAGATCCCTTTACAATGATGTTGTCAACCTTCAT GGGTCAGGAAAAAATTTGCCATCTTcatgcacttcaagcttatcaccaAGCCTG TGCTTTTTCCCACAGAATGTGGTGCCTAAAATGAGCACGCCCCTCTTTATACTGAACGCAGCGTATGATGCCTGGCAG atcaagaatactttagcgCCAAGTTCTGCTGATCCCCACAAAAGTTGGAATGCCTGCAAGCTTAATATAACGAGTTGTTCGTCAGATCAACTTGAGAAAATGCAAG ATTTCAGGTCAGAGTTTCTGCGTGCACTGCCGGCAAGTGGCAACTCATCTACGGGCATGTTCATAATCTCATGCTATGCTCATTGCCAGTCAGGGAGTCGGGACATATGGTCAGGAACTGATTCCCCGATGATTGATAAGATG TCAATTGCAAAAGCTGTGGGAGACTGGTACTCCGGGCGAAGTGATGTTAGAAAGATTGATTGCCCATATCCATGTAATTCTTCGTGTCGCAACCGTATAGATGAATGA